A window from Leptothermofonsia sichuanensis E412 encodes these proteins:
- the ychF gene encoding redox-regulated ATPase YchF, translating to MLRAGIVGLPNVGKSTLFNAVVANARAQAANFPFCTIEPNVGVVAVPDERLQVLAKISDSAEIVPARVEFVDIAGLVKGASQGEGLGNQFLANIREVDAIVHVVRCFDNDDIIHVSGSVDPVRDIEVINLELALADLGQIEKRIDRARKQARGNKELQVEVDALEKLLPVLNEGKPARLVSLTEDEELAIKPLGLLTRKPIIYAANVSEDDLATGNAWVEQVRKVAAQENAQVVVVSAQVESELVELPEAERAEFLESLGVHEGGLKSLIRATYELLGLRTYFTTGPKETRAWTIKAGMLAPQAAGVIHTDFERGFIRAETVAYEDLVAAGSMHGAKEKGLVRSEGKEYLVQEGDVMLFRFNV from the coding sequence ATGTTAAGAGCCGGGATTGTGGGACTGCCCAACGTGGGAAAATCGACTTTGTTCAATGCGGTTGTTGCCAATGCCAGGGCACAGGCAGCTAATTTCCCATTCTGCACGATTGAACCCAATGTGGGTGTGGTTGCTGTTCCCGATGAGCGTCTGCAAGTTCTGGCCAAAATTTCTGATTCCGCGGAAATTGTCCCCGCCAGGGTAGAATTTGTCGATATTGCTGGATTGGTCAAGGGGGCCAGCCAGGGTGAAGGGTTGGGCAACCAGTTTCTGGCCAATATTCGAGAAGTGGATGCGATCGTCCATGTGGTTCGCTGCTTTGACAACGATGACATCATCCATGTGTCTGGTTCTGTGGATCCGGTGCGGGATATTGAAGTAATCAACCTGGAACTGGCGCTGGCAGACCTGGGGCAGATTGAAAAACGGATCGATCGCGCCCGCAAACAGGCCCGTGGCAACAAGGAACTCCAGGTTGAGGTCGATGCCCTGGAAAAGCTGTTGCCGGTACTGAACGAAGGCAAACCTGCCCGTCTGGTTTCTCTGACTGAGGACGAGGAACTGGCGATTAAACCCCTGGGATTGTTAACTCGCAAACCCATTATCTACGCAGCAAACGTGTCAGAAGATGACCTGGCAACTGGCAATGCCTGGGTTGAACAGGTGCGGAAAGTTGCCGCCCAGGAAAATGCTCAGGTGGTGGTGGTTTCTGCCCAGGTTGAGTCGGAACTGGTTGAACTGCCTGAAGCAGAGCGAGCAGAATTCCTGGAATCCCTGGGGGTTCATGAAGGGGGGCTAAAGTCGCTCATTCGAGCAACCTATGAGCTGCTGGGGTTGCGGACTTACTTCACCACAGGACCCAAAGAAACCCGCGCCTGGACGATTAAGGCAGGGATGCTGGCTCCCCAGGCTGCTGGTGTGATTCACACTGACTTTGAGCGGGGGTTCATCCGAGCTGAAACCGTTGCCTATGAAGATCTGGTCGCTGCCGGGTCAATGCATGGGGCAAAGGAAAAAGGGCTGGTTCGCAGTGAGGGTAAGGAATACCTGGTACAGGAAGGGGATGTCATGTTGTTCCGGTTTAATGTATAG
- a CDS encoding tetratricopeptide repeat protein — protein MSQRDDSEIFYSQGHVLRELGHYEGAVARYDKVLTVKPEDYKAWSCRGYALESSGQYEEAIKSFEQALAISPNYGPAWQGKGIALAKLTRYEEAVSSFNQALKLQPDDYRAWQNQGKALISLCRYKEAIASFDQVLELKADSYKAWYNRAVALTCLHRLDEALTSLENALMIKRTCHYAWNYRGMVLAKLGRFDEALMCFDRSLKVKSKNANAWYGRACCFALQGNVEQAIENLKQAIEFSPYLCRVMANTDANFQHIRHDARFLALLEG, from the coding sequence ATGAGCCAGCGCGATGATTCAGAGATTTTTTATAGTCAGGGGCATGTGCTCCGGGAGTTGGGGCATTATGAAGGAGCGGTTGCCAGATATGACAAAGTCCTGACCGTCAAACCAGAAGATTATAAAGCCTGGAGTTGTCGGGGTTATGCGCTGGAAAGTTCGGGTCAATACGAGGAAGCGATTAAAAGCTTTGAACAGGCTCTGGCAATTTCCCCAAACTATGGACCCGCCTGGCAGGGAAAGGGAATTGCGTTAGCCAAACTGACCCGGTACGAAGAAGCCGTATCCAGTTTTAACCAGGCACTAAAATTGCAACCGGATGACTACCGGGCATGGCAAAACCAGGGTAAGGCGTTGATCAGCCTTTGCCGCTATAAAGAAGCGATCGCCAGCTTTGATCAGGTTCTGGAACTCAAGGCGGATAGTTACAAAGCCTGGTATAACCGGGCCGTGGCCTTGACCTGCCTGCACCGGCTTGATGAGGCTCTGACCAGCCTGGAGAATGCGCTTATGATTAAGCGCACCTGCCACTATGCCTGGAACTATCGGGGCATGGTTCTGGCAAAACTAGGGCGATTTGATGAGGCGTTGATGTGCTTTGACCGATCTCTGAAGGTCAAATCTAAGAACGCCAATGCCTGGTACGGTAGAGCCTGCTGTTTTGCCCTCCAGGGCAATGTGGAGCAGGCTATTGAGAATTTGAAACAGGCCATTGAGTTCAGTCCCTACCTGTGTCGCGTTATGGCAAACACCGATGCCAACTTTCAACACATTCGCCATGATGCCCGCTTTCTGGCATTGCTGGAAGGATGA
- a CDS encoding Uma2 family endonuclease: MLADIRLINVHEYHKMVEAGILDPEERVELIDGHIINMAAKGTAHASATTRTSRRLRQLLGEQVLIRLQEPIRLNDYSEPEPDIAVVQPEPFDYADHHPTVSEVYFVIEVADSTLKKDCGFKAKAYARSGILDYWVLDVVQRELHLFREPDQKGYQYRLILAETAMIAPLQFPTATTLVSDLLPKIK; this comes from the coding sequence ATGCTGGCAGACATCCGGTTAATTAACGTCCATGAATACCACAAGATGGTGGAAGCAGGTATTCTCGACCCAGAGGAGCGGGTAGAACTGATTGACGGACACATTATCAACATGGCTGCCAAAGGAACGGCACACGCTTCAGCGACCACGCGCACCAGCCGCAGGCTAAGACAACTGTTAGGAGAGCAGGTGTTGATTCGCTTGCAGGAACCCATTCGACTGAATGATTATTCTGAGCCAGAACCCGATATTGCAGTCGTTCAACCTGAGCCATTTGATTATGCAGACCACCATCCCACAGTCTCAGAAGTCTATTTTGTGATCGAGGTTGCTGATTCCACCTTAAAAAAAGACTGTGGGTTTAAGGCAAAGGCTTACGCCCGTTCTGGAATTTTAGACTACTGGGTCTTGGATGTGGTGCAACGGGAATTGCATTTATTTCGAGAACCGGATCAGAAGGGTTATCAGTATCGGTTGATATTAGCTGAAACTGCAATGATTGCTCCCTTGCAATTTCCCACTGCAACCACACTAGTCAGCGACCTGCTGCCAAAAATCAAATAG
- a CDS encoding NADP(H)-dependent aldo-keto reductase, with the protein MEYRQLGESELQVSEIGLGTMTFGQQNTLEETHQQLDCALFHGVNFIDAAEMYPVPARQETQGLTEEFIGKWLTRKQRDRLVIATKIAGPSRHLNWIRNGPKAIDRPNIEQAVNDSLKRLQTDYIDLYQIHWPDRYVPLFGQTAFDPRQIRDTVPIAEQLASFADLIKAGKIRYLGLSNETPWGVAQFCQVARQLGLPKVVSIQNAYNLINRVFETALAEVCYYENLGLLAYSPLGFGSLTGKYLHEKPASARLTLFPGFGQRYSKPNVDVAVMEYGAIARQYNLSPVSLALAFVRQQWFVSSTIIGATTLTQLEENLASLQVSLSPEILAEINRIHNRYPNPAP; encoded by the coding sequence ATGGAATACCGACAACTGGGTGAGAGTGAGCTCCAGGTTTCTGAAATTGGTCTGGGCACGATGACGTTTGGGCAACAAAATACGCTGGAGGAGACGCACCAGCAGTTAGACTGTGCTCTGTTTCATGGGGTTAATTTTATTGATGCCGCCGAGATGTATCCCGTGCCCGCCCGTCAGGAGACCCAGGGATTAACTGAAGAATTCATCGGCAAATGGTTAACCCGAAAACAACGCGATCGCCTGGTGATCGCCACCAAAATTGCCGGTCCCTCCCGCCACCTGAACTGGATTCGGAATGGCCCCAAAGCCATCGATCGCCCCAACATTGAGCAGGCAGTTAATGATAGCCTCAAACGCCTGCAAACAGACTACATTGACCTGTATCAGATTCACTGGCCCGATCGCTATGTGCCTTTATTCGGACAGACAGCGTTTGACCCCAGGCAAATCCGCGACACCGTTCCCATCGCTGAACAACTTGCCAGTTTTGCTGACCTGATTAAAGCTGGCAAGATTCGCTACCTGGGACTAAGTAACGAAACCCCCTGGGGGGTAGCCCAATTTTGCCAGGTCGCCCGTCAACTGGGGTTACCGAAAGTGGTTTCTATCCAGAACGCTTATAACCTGATCAACCGTGTGTTTGAAACGGCCCTGGCAGAAGTCTGCTATTACGAGAACCTGGGTCTGCTGGCATACAGCCCGCTGGGGTTCGGGTCACTGACGGGAAAATACTTGCACGAGAAACCAGCCAGCGCCCGATTAACCTTATTCCCAGGCTTTGGACAGCGCTACTCCAAGCCGAATGTGGATGTTGCAGTGATGGAGTATGGAGCGATCGCCCGGCAATACAATCTCAGCCCTGTTTCTCTGGCACTGGCCTTTGTTCGTCAGCAATGGTTTGTTAGCAGCACCATCATTGGTGCAACGACCCTGACCCAACTTGAAGAAAACCTGGCAAGTCTTCAGGTCAGCCTCAGTCCAGAAATTCTGGCAGAAATCAATCGGATTCATAACCGCTACCCCAACCCGGCACCGTAG
- a CDS encoding class I SAM-dependent methyltransferase, with the protein MAKKQNPQSQSAFSSDSYFGTLKKSQNWDDRIAAVAHRFNREYRGESFDLPVEVREMPITQEWSAGILQAKLASPFWQLAQPQKNQRCLDIGCGVSFLIYPWRDWGALFYGQEVSTVARDSLNARGPQLNSKLFKGVTLAPAHQLEYDPGQPFDLAIATGVSCYYPIDYWAEVLAAVKKVLKPGSFFVFDVLDTEIPLAENWAILETYLGAEVFLESAADWKKMIQAAGGQIVKTLPGELFQLYKVKV; encoded by the coding sequence ATGGCGAAGAAGCAAAATCCCCAATCCCAGTCAGCCTTTTCGAGCGATAGCTATTTCGGCACCCTGAAAAAATCGCAGAACTGGGACGATCGCATCGCTGCGGTTGCTCACCGCTTCAATCGAGAATACCGGGGGGAATCCTTCGACTTGCCAGTGGAAGTCAGAGAAATGCCCATTACCCAAGAATGGTCAGCAGGTATCCTTCAGGCAAAACTGGCGTCTCCCTTCTGGCAACTGGCTCAACCGCAAAAAAATCAGCGATGTTTGGATATTGGCTGTGGGGTGAGCTTTCTGATCTATCCCTGGCGAGACTGGGGAGCACTATTTTACGGGCAGGAAGTGAGCACGGTCGCTCGAGATAGCCTGAATGCCAGAGGTCCCCAACTGAACTCGAAGCTATTTAAGGGGGTCACCCTGGCACCAGCCCATCAGTTAGAGTATGACCCAGGGCAGCCCTTCGATCTGGCGATCGCCACTGGAGTCAGTTGCTATTACCCAATAGATTACTGGGCAGAAGTTCTCGCTGCGGTCAAAAAAGTGTTGAAACCTGGTAGTTTCTTTGTGTTTGATGTGCTGGATACAGAAATACCCCTGGCAGAAAACTGGGCAATCTTAGAAACTTATCTGGGAGCTGAGGTGTTTCTGGAATCGGCGGCTGACTGGAAAAAAATGATTCAGGCAGCCGGCGGGCAGATTGTGAAAACACTACCGGGCGAACTGTTTCAGCTCTATAAAGTGAAGGTTTGA
- a CDS encoding DNA polymerase III subunit alpha encodes MSFVGLHIHSDYSLLDGASQLPDLIDRAIDLNMPAIALTDHGVMYGAIELLKVCKNKGGVIKPIIGNEMYVINGDVEKQERRPRYHQVVLAKNTLGYKNLVKLTTISNLKGYQGKGIFARPCINKELLEQYHDGLIVTSACLGGEVPQAILQGRPEVARRVARWYKDVFGDDYYLEIQDHGLVEERIVNPEIVKIARELDIKIVCTNDSHYISCYDVEAHDALLCIQTGKLITEDKRLRYTGTEYLKSADEMRRLFRDHLTEDVIEEAIATTLEVAAKIEPYDILGEPRIPDYPVPEGYTAATYMAEIARAGLVKRRGYASLEDVEPAYRERLEYELQMMQQMGFATYFLVVWDYIKFARDRGIPVGPGRGSAAGSLVAYAMGITNIDPVHHGLLFERFLNPERKSMPDIDTDFCIDRRDEVIQYVTEKYGTERVAQIITYNRMTSRAVLKDVARVLNVPYGESDRMTKMIPVVRGKPTKLKVMISDETPEPEFKKRYDEDLTVPGTDPPISYRRWIDMAVRIEGTNKSVGIHAAGVVISAQPLDEIVPLQRNADGNVFTQYYMEDIEALGLLKMDFLGLKNLTMIQKSVELIEQTRGIKVDLDRLSLEDPATYKLLARGELEGVFQLESSGMRQIVRDLKPSGLEDISSVLALYRPGPLDAGLIPKFINRKHGRETISYEHDILKPILNETYGIMVYQEQIMKIAQDMAGYSLGQADLLRRAMGKKKKSEMEKHQELFVKGAKERNVPEKVATALFEQMVKFAEYCFNKSHSCAYGYVTYQTAYLKANYPVEYMAALLTANSGDQDKVQKYIATCLAMGIRIEPPDVNRSGVDFTPTGESILFGLSAVRNVGMGAIDAILLVRNQKGPFKSLADLCDRVACSEDQRVDSRALNRRALEALIHCGAFDHLEPNRNQLLHDLELVLDWAQARAKEKASGQGNLFDLLGGGSVQEAAGSFDTAPKAPPVPDLPQQEKLKLEKEILGFYISDHPLKTVRESARMLAPINLSDLADYSEGATVSAIVMITSMKPVTTKKGDRMAIIQLEDLTGQTEAVVFPKSYERIGQHIQPDARLMVWGKVDRRDDQVQFIVEDAEPIDSVRMVMVELSPDLASDIAERQRLKEVILDSQGERDKAKVPVVAVVSGGDRRHFVRFGSQFRVQNHETAVNALVKAGFQARSSSLTGA; translated from the coding sequence ATGTCCTTTGTTGGTTTGCATATTCATAGTGATTACAGTTTGCTGGATGGTGCCAGTCAGCTACCGGATCTGATTGATCGCGCCATCGACCTCAACATGCCTGCGATCGCCCTGACGGATCACGGAGTGATGTATGGGGCGATCGAGCTGCTGAAGGTATGCAAAAACAAAGGTGGCGTAATCAAGCCCATCATTGGCAATGAGATGTACGTGATCAATGGCGACGTGGAGAAACAGGAGCGTCGCCCCCGCTACCATCAGGTGGTGCTGGCAAAAAACACCCTGGGCTACAAGAATCTGGTCAAACTGACGACCATCTCAAACCTGAAAGGCTATCAGGGGAAGGGAATTTTTGCCCGTCCCTGTATCAACAAAGAACTGCTGGAGCAGTACCACGACGGGCTGATTGTCACCTCTGCCTGTCTGGGGGGGGAAGTGCCTCAGGCCATTTTGCAGGGACGCCCGGAGGTCGCTCGCCGGGTTGCCCGGTGGTACAAAGACGTGTTTGGGGATGACTATTACCTGGAAATTCAAGACCACGGGTTAGTCGAAGAACGGATTGTCAATCCTGAAATTGTCAAAATTGCGCGGGAACTGGATATCAAGATTGTCTGTACCAACGACTCTCACTACATTTCCTGCTACGACGTAGAGGCACACGATGCCTTACTCTGCATCCAGACGGGTAAGTTGATTACAGAAGACAAGCGGTTGCGCTACACAGGAACGGAATACCTCAAATCTGCCGATGAAATGCGGCGGCTGTTCCGTGATCACTTAACTGAGGATGTGATTGAGGAGGCGATCGCCACCACCCTGGAAGTTGCCGCCAAGATTGAGCCATATGACATTCTGGGGGAACCCCGGATTCCCGACTATCCTGTTCCTGAAGGTTACACGGCAGCCACCTATATGGCAGAAATTGCCAGAGCGGGATTGGTTAAACGGCGGGGTTACGCTTCCCTGGAGGACGTGGAGCCAGCGTACCGGGAACGGCTGGAATACGAACTCCAGATGATGCAGCAGATGGGGTTTGCGACTTACTTTCTGGTGGTGTGGGATTACATCAAATTTGCCCGCGATCGCGGTATCCCGGTTGGACCGGGACGCGGTTCTGCTGCCGGTTCCCTGGTTGCCTACGCCATGGGCATTACCAACATTGACCCGGTGCATCATGGCTTACTGTTTGAACGCTTCCTCAACCCGGAACGGAAGTCGATGCCAGATATTGACACCGACTTCTGTATCGACCGGCGGGATGAAGTGATCCAGTATGTCACCGAAAAGTATGGAACAGAGCGGGTTGCCCAGATCATTACCTACAACCGGATGACTTCCAGGGCAGTGCTGAAGGACGTGGCACGGGTGCTGAATGTCCCCTATGGTGAGTCTGACCGGATGACCAAAATGATTCCGGTGGTGCGGGGTAAACCCACTAAACTGAAGGTGATGATTTCGGATGAAACCCCGGAACCGGAGTTCAAGAAGCGTTACGACGAAGACTTGACCGTCCCCGGTACCGATCCGCCGATCAGCTACCGCCGCTGGATTGATATGGCCGTGCGGATTGAAGGCACTAACAAGAGTGTGGGCATTCACGCCGCTGGGGTCGTCATCTCCGCTCAACCCCTGGATGAGATTGTGCCGCTGCAACGCAACGCCGACGGTAACGTTTTCACCCAGTATTACATGGAAGACATTGAAGCCCTGGGTCTGCTGAAAATGGACTTTCTGGGGCTGAAGAATCTCACCATGATTCAAAAGTCGGTGGAACTGATTGAGCAAACCCGGGGCATCAAAGTTGACCTCGATCGCCTCAGCCTGGAGGACCCGGCAACCTACAAACTGCTGGCACGGGGAGAACTGGAAGGCGTGTTTCAGTTGGAATCCTCCGGGATGCGTCAGATTGTGCGCGACCTGAAACCCTCCGGGCTGGAGGACATTTCCTCGGTGCTTGCCCTCTACCGTCCCGGTCCTCTGGATGCCGGGCTGATTCCCAAATTCATCAACCGCAAACATGGGCGCGAAACCATCTCCTATGAACACGACATTCTCAAGCCCATCCTGAACGAAACCTACGGCATCATGGTCTACCAGGAGCAGATCATGAAAATTGCCCAGGACATGGCGGGCTACTCCCTCGGACAGGCAGACCTGTTGCGGCGGGCAATGGGTAAGAAGAAAAAGTCTGAGATGGAAAAACACCAGGAGTTGTTTGTCAAAGGAGCGAAGGAGCGCAATGTTCCAGAAAAAGTGGCAACAGCTCTGTTTGAACAGATGGTCAAGTTTGCCGAGTACTGCTTCAACAAATCCCACTCCTGTGCCTACGGCTATGTCACCTATCAAACCGCTTACCTGAAGGCCAACTATCCGGTGGAGTACATGGCGGCTTTGCTGACTGCCAACAGTGGCGACCAGGACAAGGTCCAGAAGTACATTGCCACCTGTCTGGCGATGGGGATTAGGATTGAGCCGCCGGATGTCAATCGTTCTGGCGTGGACTTTACCCCTACAGGTGAGAGCATTCTGTTTGGGCTATCGGCAGTTCGCAATGTGGGGATGGGGGCGATCGATGCCATCCTGCTGGTCCGGAATCAGAAAGGTCCTTTCAAATCCCTGGCAGACCTGTGCGATCGCGTAGCCTGCTCAGAAGACCAGCGGGTTGACTCCCGTGCCCTCAACCGGCGGGCACTGGAAGCCCTGATCCATTGCGGAGCTTTTGACCACCTGGAACCCAACCGCAACCAGTTATTGCATGACCTGGAACTGGTGCTGGACTGGGCACAGGCGCGGGCAAAGGAAAAAGCCAGCGGGCAGGGCAACCTGTTTGATTTGCTGGGGGGTGGTTCGGTGCAGGAAGCGGCGGGCAGCTTTGACACCGCTCCGAAAGCTCCACCTGTTCCTGACCTGCCTCAGCAGGAAAAGCTGAAGCTGGAAAAAGAGATTCTGGGCTTCTATATCTCCGACCATCCGCTGAAGACTGTGCGCGAGTCTGCCCGGATGCTGGCTCCGATTAATCTGAGTGACCTGGCGGACTATAGCGAAGGGGCAACGGTCAGTGCCATTGTAATGATCACCTCGATGAAGCCTGTGACCACGAAGAAGGGCGATCGCATGGCAATCATTCAGCTTGAAGACCTGACCGGGCAAACCGAAGCTGTGGTTTTTCCCAAGTCCTATGAGCGAATTGGTCAGCACATCCAGCCCGATGCCCGTCTGATGGTGTGGGGCAAGGTGGATCGGCGGGATGACCAGGTGCAATTTATTGTGGAAGATGCGGAACCGATTGATTCGGTTCGGATGGTGATGGTTGAACTCAGCCCCGATCTGGCCAGCGACATTGCCGAACGCCAGCGCTTGAAAGAAGTTATCCTGGACAGCCAGGGGGAGCGAGATAAAGCAAAGGTTCCGGTGGTAGCGGTTGTCAGTGGTGGCGATCGCCGCCATTTCGTCCGGTTTGGCTCCCAGTTTCGGGTCCAAAACCACGAAACCGCGGTTAATGCCCTGGTAAAAGCCGGGTTCCAGGCCCGGTCGTCGTCATTGACAGGTGCGTAG
- a CDS encoding mannose-1-phosphate guanyltransferase, which produces MRAVLMAGGSGTRLRPLTCDLPKPMVPILNRPIAEHILNLLRRHYITEVIATLHYLPDVMRDYFQDGSDFGVQMTYAVEEDQPLGTAGCVKNIAELLDGTFLVVSGDSITDFDLSAALRFHHQHRSKATLILTRVPNPIEFGVVITDENHRICRFLEKPSTSEIFSDTVNTGIYILEPEVLEYLPANQESDFSKDLFPRLLEEGEPMYGFIAEGYWCDVGHLDAYRDAQYDGLQRKVKLEFAYEERSPGVWVGQNTHIDPSARLEAPVLIGSNCRIGQRVQIDAGTVIGDNVTIGADADLKRPIIWNGAIIGEEVHLRACVIARGTRVDRRAHVLEGAVVGPLSTIGEEAQVSPGVRIWPSKRVEPGATLNINLIWGHTAQRNLFGQRGVSGLANIDITPEFAVKLGAAYGSTLKPGSHVAVSRDQRSISRMVSRSLIAGLMSVGVNVQNLEATAIPLARSIVPTLSIAGGIHVRVHPDRADYILIEFFDHKGINISKAREKKIEGAYFKEDFRRAQIHEIGNVVYAHQVVDIYGTCFEKHLNIEAIRHSSSKVVIDYAYAVSGAVLPQLLAKFGCDAVVLNASLTQTAPTAADRETLLTQLGHVVEALKATFGVQVSANGEQLILVDETGSPIRSETLTALMVEMILAHHPRSTVVVPVHASSAVEQIAHRHDGRVIRTKANPTALMEACHTNPNVVLGGSGDMGFIFPQLHPGFDAMFCIAKLIEMLTIQERSLGHIRAELPRVSHRNCVVRCPWTAKGALMRHLVETHPVERLELVDGVKIFNYRQDNWVLILPDAGEPLVHIYANGSDRGWVDETLREYRLRVQEFVEQNERQEEARSERVY; this is translated from the coding sequence ATGCGGGCAGTCTTAATGGCAGGGGGATCGGGAACACGACTCAGACCGCTTACCTGTGATTTACCAAAACCAATGGTCCCGATTCTCAACCGCCCAATTGCTGAACATATTCTGAATCTTTTAAGACGACACTACATTACCGAGGTTATTGCCACCCTGCACTACCTGCCGGATGTCATGCGGGACTACTTCCAGGACGGGAGTGATTTTGGGGTTCAGATGACCTATGCTGTTGAAGAAGACCAGCCCCTGGGTACTGCCGGCTGTGTGAAAAACATCGCTGAACTGCTGGATGGCACATTTCTGGTTGTCAGTGGAGACAGCATTACAGATTTTGACCTCAGTGCCGCCCTCCGGTTTCACCATCAGCATCGGTCTAAAGCAACGCTGATACTCACCCGTGTTCCGAACCCGATTGAGTTTGGGGTGGTGATTACCGACGAAAACCACCGCATTTGTCGGTTTCTGGAAAAACCCTCTACCAGCGAAATCTTCTCGGACACTGTCAATACTGGCATCTATATCCTGGAACCCGAAGTCCTGGAGTATTTACCGGCTAACCAGGAAAGTGATTTTTCTAAAGACCTCTTTCCCCGGTTGTTGGAAGAGGGTGAGCCGATGTACGGCTTTATTGCAGAGGGGTACTGGTGTGATGTGGGGCATCTGGATGCGTACCGGGACGCCCAGTATGATGGCTTGCAACGTAAGGTAAAGCTGGAATTTGCCTATGAGGAGCGATCTCCCGGTGTGTGGGTGGGTCAAAATACTCATATCGACCCCAGTGCCAGACTGGAAGCCCCCGTCCTGATTGGGAGCAACTGCCGCATTGGGCAACGGGTACAGATCGATGCTGGTACTGTAATTGGGGATAACGTCACCATTGGTGCCGATGCTGACCTCAAGCGCCCCATTATCTGGAATGGAGCCATTATTGGGGAAGAAGTTCATCTGCGGGCGTGTGTGATTGCCAGGGGAACCCGGGTTGATCGCCGTGCCCACGTTCTGGAAGGGGCTGTTGTTGGTCCCCTTTCCACGATTGGGGAAGAGGCCCAGGTCAGTCCTGGTGTGCGCATCTGGCCCAGTAAGCGGGTAGAACCGGGGGCAACGCTCAACATCAATCTGATCTGGGGACATACGGCACAGCGTAATTTGTTTGGTCAGCGGGGGGTATCGGGGCTGGCAAATATTGACATTACGCCGGAGTTTGCGGTCAAGCTGGGGGCTGCCTATGGCTCTACCCTGAAACCGGGTTCCCATGTGGCGGTTTCCCGCGACCAGCGCAGTATTTCACGCATGGTTTCGCGATCGCTGATTGCCGGGCTGATGTCGGTGGGGGTAAATGTGCAAAACCTGGAAGCCACCGCTATTCCCCTTGCCCGCTCGATTGTGCCAACCCTCTCGATCGCCGGAGGCATCCATGTGCGGGTGCATCCTGACCGCGCAGACTATATTCTGATTGAATTTTTCGATCACAAAGGCATCAATATCTCTAAAGCCCGCGAAAAGAAAATTGAAGGGGCTTATTTCAAAGAAGACTTCCGCCGTGCCCAGATCCACGAAATTGGCAATGTGGTTTACGCCCATCAGGTGGTGGATATCTATGGCACCTGTTTTGAGAAGCACCTGAACATTGAAGCCATTCGCCACAGTAGCTCTAAAGTTGTGATTGACTATGCCTATGCGGTGTCGGGGGCGGTACTCCCTCAACTGCTGGCAAAGTTTGGCTGCGACGCAGTTGTCCTGAACGCCAGCCTGACCCAGACTGCCCCTACAGCCGCCGATCGAGAAACACTCCTGACCCAACTGGGACATGTGGTTGAAGCCTTAAAAGCAACCTTCGGGGTACAGGTGTCTGCCAATGGCGAACAACTGATTCTGGTGGATGAGACGGGTAGTCCGATTCGGAGCGAAACCCTGACGGCGTTGATGGTCGAAATGATTCTGGCGCACCATCCCAGGAGTACGGTGGTGGTTCCGGTTCATGCCTCCAGTGCCGTCGAACAAATTGCCCACCGCCACGATGGGAGGGTGATTCGCACCAAGGCAAATCCAACTGCTCTGATGGAAGCCTGTCACACCAACCCCAATGTGGTCCTGGGTGGGAGTGGGGATATGGGGTTCATTTTTCCCCAACTGCATCCAGGGTTTGATGCCATGTTCTGTATTGCCAAACTGATTGAGATGCTGACCATCCAGGAACGCTCTCTGGGTCATATCCGTGCAGAGTTGCCCCGTGTTAGCCACAGGAACTGTGTAGTCCGCTGTCCCTGGACCGCGAAGGGAGCCTTGATGCGTCATCTGGTTGAAACGCATCCGGTTGAGCGGCTGGAACTGGTGGATGGGGTCAAAATCTTTAACTACCGCCAGGATAATTGGGTGCTGATTCTACCAGATGCCGGAGAGCCACTGGTTCATATTTACGCGAATGGGAGCGATCGCGGCTGGGTTGACGAAACCCTGCGAGAGTATCGCCTGCGGGTCCAGGAGTTTGTGGAGCAAAACGAACGGCAGGAGGAAGCCAGAAGTGAGCGCGTCTATTAA